In a single window of the Streptomyces sp. NBC_00285 genome:
- a CDS encoding mechanosensitive ion channel family protein, which translates to MDDMVGAGIAVIAGLLAAFLLRMLLKWLGKHADRTKWGGDDVLVAALRTVVPSAAIAGGIAVAAAALPLTKGVQRTVNQVLTVLLIFVVTVAAARLVAGLVRTVTTSRSGVAGSATIFVNITRVLVLAIGFLVVLQTLGISIAPMLTALGVGGLAVALALQDTLANLFAGIHILASKTVQPGDYIRLSSGEEGYVEDINWRQTTVRALSNNLIVVPNGELARTNMTNFMRPEQQLTILVQVGVAYDSDLEHVERVTCEVVAKVMKEVEGALPEHEPLVRFHTFGDSRIGFTVILGVGEFSDQFRIKHEFIKQLHRRYREEGIRIPAPTRTVAIQQGSVSIPHQRGHETVIEPGEVSSARFD; encoded by the coding sequence ATGGACGACATGGTCGGCGCCGGCATCGCCGTGATCGCGGGCCTCTTGGCGGCGTTCCTGCTGCGCATGCTGCTCAAGTGGCTCGGCAAGCACGCGGACCGTACCAAGTGGGGCGGTGACGACGTCCTCGTGGCCGCGCTGCGGACCGTGGTGCCCTCGGCGGCGATCGCGGGCGGCATCGCCGTCGCCGCGGCGGCGCTGCCACTGACCAAGGGCGTCCAGCGCACGGTCAACCAGGTGCTGACCGTACTGCTGATCTTCGTCGTCACGGTGGCGGCGGCCCGGCTGGTCGCCGGACTCGTGCGGACGGTCACCACCTCCCGCTCCGGGGTCGCCGGCTCAGCCACGATCTTCGTCAACATCACCCGGGTGCTGGTCCTCGCGATCGGCTTCCTGGTGGTGCTCCAGACCCTCGGCATCTCCATAGCGCCGATGCTCACCGCCCTGGGCGTCGGCGGTCTCGCGGTCGCGCTCGCCCTGCAGGACACCCTCGCCAACCTCTTCGCCGGCATCCACATCCTGGCCTCCAAGACCGTGCAGCCCGGCGACTACATCCGTCTGAGCAGCGGCGAGGAAGGGTACGTCGAGGACATCAACTGGCGTCAGACGACGGTCCGCGCGCTCTCCAACAACCTGATCGTCGTCCCCAACGGGGAGCTCGCCAGGACGAACATGACCAACTTCATGCGTCCCGAGCAGCAGTTGACGATCCTGGTGCAGGTCGGGGTGGCCTACGACAGCGATCTGGAGCACGTCGAGCGGGTCACCTGCGAGGTCGTCGCCAAGGTCATGAAGGAGGTCGAGGGCGCGCTCCCGGAGCATGAACCGCTGGTCCGCTTCCACACGTTCGGCGACTCCCGCATCGGCTTCACGGTGATCCTGGGCGTCGGGGAGTTCAGCGACCAGTTCCGGATCAAGCACGAGTTCATCAAGCAGCTGCACAGGCGCTACCGCGAGGAGGGCATCCGGATTCCGGCGCCCACGCGGACCGTGGCCATCCAGCAGGGGTCGGTGTCGATTCCGCACCAGCGTGGCCATGAGACGGTGATCGAGCCGGGCGAGGTGTCCTCCGCCCGGTTCGACTGA
- a CDS encoding ABC transporter ATP-binding protein, with translation METTAWTQLHSVMNAEQERRPFARATLRRIGEFARPHRRRIARFVVLGVATALLAVATPVLAGHIVDAIVSGDDEGKVVRLALLIALIAVAEAALGIVARRLSSSLGEGLILDLRTAVFDHVQRMPVAFFTRTRTGALVSRLNNDVIGAQRAFSNTLSGVVSNLVTLLLTLVVMLTLSWQITLLALALLPVFVIPARRMGSRMARMQREAATLNAAMGTRMTERFSAPGATLVKLFGRPEQESEEFAARARQVADIGVRTATAQSVFITALTLVSALALALVYGLGGWFALRGSLEPGAVVSLALLLTRMYAPLTALAGARVEVMSALVSFERVFEVLDLKPLIEDKPDAREVPEGPVAVEFSDVRFGYPSADKVSLASLEEVASLDTRGGAEVLHGLSFRAEPGQTIALVGSSGAGKSTVAQLLPRLYDVDAGAVRIGGVDVRDLSAGSLRATLGMVTQDGHLFHDTVRANLLLARPEAVESELWDALSRSRLDALVRSLPDGLDTVVGERGYRLSGGERQRMTIARLLLARQRVVILDEATAHLDNTSEAAVQEALTEALEGRTAIVIAHRLSTVRAADQILVVEDGQIVERGTHEELLVLDGRYAELYRTQFASHGEGATGIGAASEAVA, from the coding sequence ATGGAGACCACAGCCTGGACACAGCTGCACAGTGTCATGAACGCCGAGCAGGAACGCCGCCCCTTCGCCCGCGCGACGCTGCGCCGCATCGGCGAGTTTGCCCGCCCGCACCGCAGGCGCATCGCACGCTTCGTCGTGCTCGGGGTGGCGACCGCGCTGCTCGCCGTCGCCACGCCCGTACTGGCCGGGCACATCGTCGACGCGATCGTGTCGGGCGACGACGAGGGCAAGGTCGTACGCCTGGCCCTGCTCATCGCCCTCATCGCGGTCGCGGAGGCGGCGCTCGGCATCGTCGCCAGACGCCTGTCGTCCTCGCTCGGGGAGGGCCTCATCCTCGATCTCCGGACGGCTGTGTTCGATCATGTGCAGCGCATGCCGGTCGCGTTCTTCACACGTACTCGTACGGGAGCGCTGGTCTCCCGTCTCAACAACGACGTCATCGGCGCGCAGCGCGCCTTCAGCAACACCCTGTCCGGCGTGGTCAGCAACCTGGTCACCCTGCTGCTGACCCTTGTGGTGATGCTCACCCTCTCCTGGCAGATCACCCTGCTCGCCCTCGCACTGCTCCCGGTGTTCGTGATCCCGGCCCGCCGCATGGGCAGCCGGATGGCCCGCATGCAGCGGGAGGCCGCCACCCTGAACGCGGCCATGGGCACCCGGATGACCGAACGCTTCTCCGCGCCCGGCGCCACCCTGGTCAAGCTCTTCGGCCGCCCCGAGCAGGAGTCCGAGGAGTTCGCGGCCCGGGCCCGCCAGGTGGCGGACATCGGCGTACGGACCGCCACCGCCCAGTCGGTGTTCATCACCGCCCTGACGCTGGTCTCCGCCCTGGCCCTCGCCCTGGTCTACGGCCTCGGCGGCTGGTTCGCCCTGCGCGGCAGCCTGGAACCCGGCGCGGTGGTCTCCCTGGCGCTGCTCCTGACCCGCATGTACGCCCCGCTCACCGCACTGGCCGGAGCCCGCGTCGAGGTGATGAGCGCGCTGGTCAGTTTCGAGCGGGTCTTCGAGGTACTGGACCTGAAACCGCTGATCGAGGACAAGCCGGACGCCCGCGAGGTCCCCGAAGGACCCGTCGCCGTCGAGTTCTCGGACGTCCGCTTCGGCTACCCCTCCGCAGACAAGGTCTCCCTGGCCTCCCTGGAGGAGGTCGCCTCCCTCGACACCCGCGGCGGCGCCGAGGTCCTGCACGGCCTCTCCTTCAGGGCCGAACCCGGCCAGACGATCGCACTCGTCGGTTCGTCCGGCGCCGGCAAGTCGACCGTCGCCCAGTTGCTCCCCCGGCTGTACGACGTCGACGCGGGCGCCGTCCGCATCGGCGGCGTCGACGTCCGCGACCTGAGCGCCGGTTCCCTGCGGGCAACCCTCGGCATGGTCACCCAGGACGGCCACCTCTTCCACGACACGGTCCGCGCGAACCTGCTGCTGGCCCGCCCGGAGGCCGTCGAGTCGGAGCTGTGGGACGCCCTGAGCCGCTCCCGCCTCGACGCCCTCGTACGCTCCCTGCCCGACGGCCTCGACACCGTGGTCGGCGAGCGCGGCTACCGGCTCTCCGGCGGCGAACGCCAGCGCATGACCATCGCCCGGCTCCTGCTGGCCCGCCAGCGCGTCGTCATCCTCGACGAGGCCACCGCCCACCTGGACAACACCTCCGAGGCCGCCGTCCAGGAGGCACTCACCGAGGCCCTGGAGGGCAGGACGGCGATCGTGATCGCCCACCGGCTGTCGACGGTCCGCGCGGCCGACCAGATCCTGGTGGTCGAGGACGGGCAGATCGTGGAACGCGGCACCCATGAGGAACTGCTCGTACTCGACGGCCGGTACGCGGAGCTGTACCGGACCCAGTTCGCGTCACACGGCGAAGGGGCGACGGGGATCGGGGCGGCGAGCGAGGCCGTGGCCTGA
- a CDS encoding CocE/NonD family hydrolase, which translates to MLLFVMGVNQWREETEWPLSRAVDTDFHLRADGHLTPEPPSTGELPDKFTYDPMNPVLTTGGALLLSDEFRPGPLDQTALETREDVLVFTTAPLTEDVEVTGRVKAVLFAATDGPSTDWVARLCDVDENGVSRNVADGIVRVRAATPGEAAENVVDLWSTSIVFRAGHRIRVQVTSSNSPRWDRNLNTGEPEETATTGRVARQQVFHDPACPSRIVLPVVPSA; encoded by the coding sequence GTGCTGCTGTTCGTCATGGGCGTCAACCAGTGGCGCGAGGAGACGGAATGGCCCCTGTCCCGCGCCGTGGACACCGACTTCCACCTGCGCGCCGACGGACACCTGACCCCTGAACCGCCGTCCACCGGCGAGCTGCCCGACAAGTTCACCTACGACCCCATGAACCCGGTACTCACCACCGGCGGAGCGCTCCTGCTGTCTGACGAGTTCCGTCCCGGTCCGCTCGACCAGACGGCCTTGGAGACGCGCGAGGACGTCCTGGTCTTCACCACCGCACCGCTCACCGAGGACGTCGAGGTGACCGGCCGCGTCAAGGCAGTGCTCTTCGCCGCCACGGACGGACCCTCGACCGACTGGGTGGCACGACTGTGCGACGTCGACGAGAACGGTGTCTCCCGCAATGTGGCCGACGGCATCGTGCGGGTGCGTGCGGCGACACCGGGCGAGGCGGCCGAGAATGTCGTGGACCTGTGGTCGACCAGCATCGTCTTCCGGGCTGGTCACCGGATTCGGGTCCAGGTCACCTCCAGCAACTCCCCCCGCTGGGACCGGAATCTCAACACGGGTGAACCCGAGGAAACCGCGACCACGGGCCGGGTGGCCCGCCAGCAGGTCTTCCACGACCCCGCATGCCCCTCGCGCATCGTCCTGCCCGTGGTGCCTTCAGCCTGA
- a CDS encoding MBL fold metallo-hydrolase, with the protein MAATDASSGQVPIRAFGGPTALIEYGGLRFLTDPTFDAPGTYPSGLAKTAPASATPADLGRIDVVLLSHDEHDDNLDVSGRALLAEVPLTLTTPGGAGRLGGTARPLQDWESVDLDRPGGGTVTVTGVPALHGPGAREDLEPVVGEVVGFVLSGDGLPTVYVSGDNAQLSLVREIADRFGPVDTAVLFAGAVRTDLLDRRLLTLDSAQAAEAAHILDARRIVPVHFDSWAHFTEGREQLVGAFTEAGLIDRVELA; encoded by the coding sequence ATGGCTGCAACCGACGCGTCCAGCGGACAGGTCCCCATCCGTGCCTTCGGCGGTCCGACCGCGCTCATCGAGTACGGCGGCCTGCGGTTCCTGACCGACCCGACCTTCGACGCTCCCGGCACGTACCCCTCGGGGCTGGCCAAGACCGCCCCCGCCTCCGCAACGCCGGCCGACCTGGGCCGCATCGACGTGGTGCTGCTGTCGCACGACGAGCACGACGACAACCTCGACGTGTCGGGCCGTGCGCTGCTCGCTGAGGTACCCCTGACCCTGACCACACCCGGTGGTGCGGGCAGGCTGGGCGGCACCGCACGCCCCCTGCAGGACTGGGAGTCCGTCGACCTGGACCGCCCGGGCGGCGGCACGGTCACCGTCACCGGCGTCCCGGCCCTGCACGGCCCCGGCGCCCGCGAGGACCTCGAACCGGTCGTCGGGGAGGTCGTCGGCTTCGTCCTGAGCGGCGACGGCCTGCCCACCGTCTACGTCAGCGGCGACAACGCCCAGCTCTCCCTGGTTCGCGAGATCGCCGACCGCTTCGGCCCGGTGGACACGGCCGTGCTCTTCGCCGGCGCCGTCCGCACCGATCTCCTGGACCGCCGGCTGCTCACCCTCGACAGTGCTCAGGCCGCCGAGGCCGCCCACATCCTGGACGCCCGCCGGATCGTGCCGGTCCACTTCGACAGTTGGGCCCACTTCACCGAGGGTCGCGAGCAGCTCGTGGGCGCCTTCACCGAAGCCGGATTGATCGACCGCGTGGAACTGGCCTGA
- a CDS encoding PadR family transcriptional regulator, with product MALRNAVMAALLKGEASGYDLAKAFDATVANFWMSTPQQLYRELDRMEAEGLVTARVVEQKRRPNKRLFSLTEAGRKAVHAYTAEPLGKPAVIRDELLVKVQCLDAGDMEAVRTAIAERMEWAAAKLARYEQLRQRLLDGRSEEAYFAEAERIGPYLTLLRGMSFERENLQWGDVALRRIEQRTAAQRADG from the coding sequence ATGGCTTTGCGGAACGCGGTGATGGCCGCGCTGTTGAAGGGCGAGGCGTCCGGGTACGACCTCGCGAAGGCGTTCGATGCGACGGTCGCCAACTTCTGGATGTCGACACCTCAGCAGCTCTACCGGGAGCTGGATCGCATGGAGGCCGAAGGACTCGTCACGGCCCGCGTCGTCGAGCAGAAGCGCCGCCCCAACAAGCGACTGTTCTCCTTGACGGAGGCCGGGCGGAAGGCCGTCCACGCCTACACCGCCGAACCCTTGGGTAAGCCGGCGGTGATTCGGGACGAGTTGCTTGTCAAGGTGCAGTGCCTGGACGCGGGCGACATGGAAGCGGTCCGGACCGCCATCGCCGAGCGCATGGAGTGGGCCGCCGCCAAGCTGGCCCGCTACGAGCAGCTCCGGCAGCGCCTGCTCGACGGGCGCTCCGAGGAGGCGTACTTCGCCGAGGCCGAGCGCATCGGCCCGTATCTCACCCTGCTGCGCGGGATGTCGTTCGAGCGGGAGAACCTCCAGTGGGGGGACGTGGCGCTGCGCAGGATCGAGCAGCGCACAGCGGCACAGCGGGCCGACGGCTGA
- a CDS encoding nuclear transport factor 2 family protein encodes MHPFRKAVESRDLDAVSALLADDVVFTSPVTFKPYPGKAITAAILRGVLRVFEDFTYVREIANSDGRDHAFVFTATVAGKQLQGCDFLHFDDDGKIDEFTVMVRPLSAAQALGEAMGAQFEQIAREAAER; translated from the coding sequence ATGCATCCCTTCCGCAAGGCCGTCGAGAGCCGCGACCTGGACGCCGTGTCCGCTCTGCTGGCTGACGACGTCGTCTTCACCAGCCCCGTCACCTTCAAGCCGTACCCGGGCAAGGCGATCACCGCGGCGATCCTGCGCGGCGTGCTGCGGGTCTTCGAGGACTTCACCTACGTCCGTGAGATCGCCAATTCCGACGGCCGCGATCACGCCTTCGTCTTCACCGCCACTGTGGCCGGCAAGCAGCTCCAGGGATGCGACTTCCTGCACTTCGACGACGACGGGAAGATCGACGAGTTCACGGTGATGGTGCGCCCGCTCTCCGCCGCCCAGGCGCTCGGCGAGGCCATGGGCGCCCAGTTCGAGCAGATCGCCCGAGAGGCCGCCGAACGGTAA
- a CDS encoding CGNR zinc finger domain-containing protein, protein MSETETASTASPADHGLPPAPGAELYPALDFANSAIAVPGGQFLDMLGTPTGAGQWLADHDLAPADAGLQEICAARLRSLREQVRVLLAAQVDGLPAPAAALTAVNDALTRVPTASPLGWDSVRGMHRTAPHPIDQIVDQALGILAADAADLLTGPDAERLTACPSAPCNRYLLRAGRRHWCSVRCGDRARAARAYARRTRTTAD, encoded by the coding sequence GTGAGTGAGACCGAGACCGCCTCCACCGCGAGCCCCGCCGACCACGGGCTGCCGCCGGCTCCGGGCGCCGAGCTCTACCCCGCACTCGACTTCGCCAACAGCGCCATCGCCGTGCCCGGCGGCCAGTTCCTCGACATGCTCGGCACCCCGACCGGCGCGGGCCAATGGCTGGCCGACCACGACTTGGCCCCCGCGGACGCCGGTCTGCAGGAAATCTGCGCGGCCCGCCTGCGCTCCCTACGCGAACAAGTACGCGTCCTGCTCGCCGCGCAGGTCGACGGACTCCCCGCCCCCGCTGCCGCACTGACCGCCGTCAACGACGCCCTCACCCGAGTCCCCACCGCCTCCCCGCTCGGCTGGGACTCCGTCCGTGGCATGCACCGCACCGCCCCGCACCCCATCGACCAGATCGTCGACCAAGCCCTCGGCATCCTCGCCGCCGACGCCGCCGACCTGCTCACCGGCCCCGACGCCGAACGGCTGACGGCCTGCCCCTCCGCCCCCTGCAACCGCTACCTGCTGCGCGCCGGACGCCGCCACTGGTGCTCCGTCCGCTGCGGCGACAGAGCCCGGGCCGCCCGCGCCTACGCCCGCCGCACCCGGACCACCGCTGACTGA
- a CDS encoding lysylphosphatidylglycerol synthase transmembrane domain-containing protein, giving the protein MTAVELPQGRPLERLPARRIRQILCLVPLLLVTVVAVRHRSVLAEGFGHLRHAEWPWLLAAAGTTCLTWVAASFTRQGAVVERLPRRRLLATQFAAGAANHLLPTGLGAGAVNLRFMTVCGVPLARSSAALALYLLAESIGRLTLLAALFVAFPDALRLGTLLPDASAGPLLLGLGGVLVVAVGVLVGVRRVRTALCSFLRTALREARSVHTRPSRVLALWGGSLAFPALQAAGLAAVGQALGLSVPPVHMALAYLAATCAVALVPTPGGVGSVEAALVIALVAAGGPAAVATAVVLAYRIITVWVPLVPGALTLGALVRLKVI; this is encoded by the coding sequence GTGACAGCGGTAGAACTCCCCCAGGGACGCCCTCTCGAGCGCCTCCCCGCCCGTCGAATCCGCCAGATCCTGTGTCTGGTCCCGCTTCTGCTGGTCACCGTCGTCGCGGTGCGGCACCGGTCCGTGCTCGCCGAGGGCTTCGGTCATCTGCGGCACGCCGAGTGGCCGTGGCTGCTCGCCGCCGCCGGTACCACCTGCCTGACCTGGGTGGCGGCCTCCTTCACCCGGCAGGGTGCCGTCGTGGAGCGGCTGCCCCGGCGGCGGCTGCTCGCTACGCAGTTCGCGGCGGGCGCGGCCAACCACCTGCTGCCGACCGGACTCGGCGCGGGCGCGGTGAACCTGCGCTTCATGACCGTGTGCGGGGTCCCGCTCGCCCGCTCCTCGGCCGCGCTCGCGCTCTATCTGCTGGCGGAGTCGATCGGCCGGCTCACCCTGCTGGCCGCGCTCTTCGTCGCCTTCCCCGACGCACTGCGGCTCGGCACGCTGCTGCCCGACGCGAGCGCCGGTCCGCTGCTGCTGGGGCTCGGCGGAGTGCTGGTGGTGGCCGTGGGCGTGCTCGTGGGTGTCCGCCGGGTCCGGACGGCCCTGTGCTCCTTCCTGCGGACCGCGCTGCGCGAGGCCCGCTCGGTGCACACCCGCCCGTCCCGGGTGCTGGCGCTGTGGGGCGGTTCGCTCGCCTTCCCCGCGCTCCAGGCGGCCGGTCTGGCCGCGGTGGGGCAGGCGCTGGGGCTGTCGGTGCCGCCGGTGCACATGGCCCTCGCCTACCTCGCGGCGACCTGCGCGGTGGCGCTGGTGCCGACGCCCGGCGGGGTCGGTTCGGTGGAGGCGGCCCTGGTGATCGCGCTGGTGGCGGCCGGCGGCCCGGCGGCCGTGGCCACGGCGGTGGTGCTCGCCTACCGGATCATCACGGTCTGGGTACCGCTGGTGCCGGGCGCGCTCACGCTGGGCGCGCTGGTCCGGCTGAAGGTCATCTGA